In one Bradyrhizobium sp. 4 genomic region, the following are encoded:
- a CDS encoding ABC transporter ATP-binding protein: MASKPLPPDKQKLAAEEAAELDEKLVPTAKPDLEDDEDDEDEEDDGLELDDDDEDEDLVVFTAREAAGALATILGFVKPFLVNYKQMLSFVAFGVFVETLFNVIMPLSLKYLIDDALGEEDFQALYKILGVLAVAGIFTSIVAVWYERWDARLAACIISDVRKRLFEHVQDLPAAYFGRTKRGEILSRFSVDLAAFEGSVKTFANSAALPFLELIAGIILMVFLNWQLAAVALLVFPITLIGPRMLTPKAVQANYEQKLNESALLGMVQENVAAQAVIKAFSLQRRMFGFFKFRNDETRNKMASAAFLSTMVERTVTISVLLLHLVVLAIGAYLATKGQITIGTFVTFESAFWEVSYNIAHVMHFIPVSISSAAAIRHMQELLDEPTRSADRAGAPDLPRITNDITFDHVTFQYEGSQTPVLDNLSLKLSVGKRIAIVGPSGSGKSTLLNLILRLYVPDEGRVTIDGVDVRKVTLDSLRRSMAVVFQENMLFNMSIRENIRLGKEGATDEEVEEAAKKAEIHRYIMSLPQRYDTPVGERGDTLSGGQRQRIAIARAVIRNPSVLLLDEATSALDQTTEAAINRTLLKVAKGRTMIWSTHRLTSVVEMDEIIVISGGRAIERGSHAELLARNGTYRKLWNDQIHQPHGAPAHVDEDSDDDDEDEDDLDEDDEEE, encoded by the coding sequence ATGGCGTCCAAGCCCCTCCCGCCCGACAAACAGAAGCTCGCCGCGGAAGAGGCGGCCGAGCTCGACGAGAAGCTCGTCCCTACCGCCAAGCCGGACCTCGAAGACGACGAGGACGATGAGGACGAGGAGGATGACGGACTGGAGCTCGATGACGATGATGAGGACGAGGACCTCGTCGTCTTTACCGCGCGCGAGGCCGCCGGCGCGCTCGCGACCATCCTGGGCTTCGTCAAGCCGTTCCTGGTCAACTACAAGCAGATGCTGTCGTTCGTGGCGTTCGGCGTCTTCGTCGAGACGCTCTTCAACGTCATCATGCCGCTCAGCCTGAAGTACCTGATCGACGACGCGCTCGGCGAGGAGGATTTCCAGGCGCTGTACAAGATCCTCGGCGTGCTCGCGGTCGCGGGCATCTTCACCTCGATCGTCGCGGTCTGGTACGAGCGCTGGGATGCGAGGCTCGCGGCGTGCATCATCTCCGACGTCCGCAAACGGCTGTTCGAGCACGTCCAGGACCTGCCGGCGGCCTATTTCGGTCGCACCAAGCGCGGCGAGATCCTGTCGCGCTTCTCCGTCGACCTCGCGGCCTTCGAGGGCTCGGTCAAGACCTTCGCCAACAGCGCGGCGTTGCCGTTCCTGGAATTGATCGCGGGCATCATCCTGATGGTGTTCCTGAACTGGCAGCTCGCGGCGGTTGCGCTGCTGGTGTTCCCGATCACGCTGATCGGTCCCCGCATGCTCACACCGAAGGCTGTTCAGGCGAATTACGAGCAGAAGCTCAATGAGTCCGCGCTGCTCGGCATGGTGCAGGAGAACGTGGCGGCGCAGGCCGTGATCAAGGCGTTCAGCCTGCAACGCCGGATGTTCGGGTTCTTCAAATTCCGCAACGACGAGACGCGAAACAAGATGGCCTCGGCGGCGTTCCTGTCGACCATGGTGGAGCGGACGGTCACCATCTCGGTGCTGCTCCTGCATCTCGTCGTGCTCGCGATCGGCGCATATCTGGCGACCAAGGGGCAGATCACCATCGGCACCTTCGTCACCTTCGAGAGTGCGTTCTGGGAGGTGTCCTACAACATCGCCCATGTGATGCATTTCATCCCCGTGTCGATCTCCTCGGCAGCCGCGATTCGTCACATGCAGGAGCTGCTCGACGAGCCCACGCGCAGCGCCGATCGTGCCGGCGCGCCCGATCTGCCGCGCATCACCAACGACATCACCTTCGACCACGTGACCTTCCAGTACGAAGGCAGCCAGACGCCGGTGCTGGACAATCTCAGTCTCAAGCTCAGTGTCGGCAAGCGCATTGCCATCGTCGGTCCCTCGGGCTCCGGCAAGAGCACGCTGCTGAATCTGATCCTGCGGCTCTATGTGCCTGACGAGGGGCGCGTCACCATCGACGGCGTCGACGTCCGCAAGGTGACGCTGGATTCGCTGCGCCGGAGCATGGCGGTGGTGTTCCAGGAGAACATGCTGTTCAACATGTCGATCCGAGAGAACATCCGGCTCGGCAAGGAGGGCGCGACCGACGAGGAAGTGGAGGAGGCGGCCAAGAAGGCCGAGATCCACCGCTACATCATGAGCCTGCCGCAGCGATACGATACGCCGGTGGGCGAGCGCGGCGATACCTTGTCGGGCGGCCAGCGCCAGCGCATCGCGATCGCGCGCGCGGTCATCCGTAATCCTTCCGTGCTACTGCTGGACGAAGCCACGTCGGCGCTCGACCAGACCACGGAAGCTGCGATCAACCGCACGCTGCTGAAGGTTGCCAAGGGCCGCACCATGATCTGGTCGACCCACCGCCTGACCTCGGTGGTCGAGATGGACGAGATCATCGTGATTTCAGGAGGCAGGGCGATCGAGCGCGGCTCGCATGCGGAACTGCTCGCCAGGAACGGCACCTATCGCAAGCTGTGGAACGACCAGATCCACCAACCTCATGGCGCGCCGGCTCACGTCGACGAGGACAGCGACGATGACGACGAGGATGAAGACGATCTCGACGAGGACGATGAGGAGGAGTGA
- a CDS encoding FAD-dependent oxidoreductase: MLDLAIVGGGPGGLMSAWYLKRKLGDLCRVTIYEASDRLGGKIVTRKFDSAPAMYEAGVAEIYDYSMTGPDPLRELIQHFGLQTIPMDAEQVQFGGELLNDVAGMRRKYGAKTAAAIEAFRKRCAETMTPIEYYEGVGAHDNENPWAYKTAEQVLDEEVEDETAKRFFKVMARSDLATESHNTNGLNALKNYLMDVDGYIGLYSIQNGNEQLIECLQSEVNADIQLNHRVLTVGKAPTGRYQLKMMNGKGPETRDFDLVLVCLPHSWLGTVGWEGEQLRKSMVKHVSYFDRPAHYLRVSILFDRPFWGDKIAGAWFMSEAFGGCCVYNEGARHDVGKHGVLNWLIPGSDALAFANLSDQELIDAALKSLPASLGDARAHFMEGKIHRWLSSVNAIPGGLPVRDVMTNHRPEPKEHPGIVVVGDYLFDSTLNGLLDSSDAATDIILTEMMRLRRERSQDDKPLSNKIDRDYFDNYRGQGPYSEAWQHFTDPDYLTKLIGIVWGKAKGTKLLIAGSASGELVGALRDRGIDAWGIENNRTIHARTPKALKKYNKLGSITDMPFKDGAFDFVFETSLCHISPRQVVRAIRELNRVVKTGLVFGSVTSDMAPALIDRYDLLRGVKKLGTWWEWSELFFGNGFELSMHRKDCTDALWETTLAANKGPGQWYADADSLRYSFFDKVEDEEDD; the protein is encoded by the coding sequence ATGCTTGATCTCGCAATCGTAGGCGGCGGCCCCGGCGGCCTGATGAGCGCTTGGTATTTGAAGCGCAAGCTCGGCGATCTCTGCCGTGTCACCATCTACGAGGCATCCGACCGGCTCGGAGGCAAGATCGTCACGCGCAAATTCGATTCCGCGCCCGCGATGTACGAGGCCGGCGTTGCCGAGATCTACGACTACTCGATGACCGGGCCGGATCCGTTGCGCGAGTTGATCCAGCATTTCGGCCTGCAGACCATTCCGATGGATGCCGAGCAGGTGCAGTTCGGCGGCGAGCTCCTCAACGACGTCGCTGGCATGCGCCGTAAATACGGCGCCAAGACCGCGGCCGCGATCGAGGCGTTCCGTAAGCGCTGCGCCGAGACGATGACGCCGATCGAGTATTACGAGGGCGTCGGCGCGCACGACAACGAGAACCCCTGGGCCTACAAGACCGCCGAACAGGTGCTCGACGAGGAGGTCGAGGACGAGACCGCAAAGCGATTCTTCAAGGTGATGGCGCGCTCGGACCTCGCGACCGAGAGCCACAACACCAACGGGCTCAACGCGCTCAAGAACTACCTGATGGATGTCGACGGCTATATCGGCCTCTATTCCATCCAGAACGGCAACGAGCAGCTCATCGAGTGCCTCCAGTCCGAGGTCAATGCCGACATCCAGCTCAATCACCGCGTCCTCACGGTCGGCAAGGCGCCGACCGGCCGCTATCAGCTCAAGATGATGAACGGTAAGGGGCCGGAGACGCGCGACTTCGACCTTGTGCTGGTCTGCTTGCCGCATTCCTGGCTCGGGACCGTCGGCTGGGAGGGCGAACAGCTCCGCAAGTCGATGGTCAAGCACGTCTCGTACTTCGACCGTCCCGCGCACTATTTGCGCGTCTCGATCCTGTTCGACAGGCCGTTCTGGGGCGACAAGATCGCCGGCGCCTGGTTCATGTCGGAAGCCTTTGGCGGTTGCTGCGTCTACAACGAGGGCGCGCGCCATGATGTGGGCAAGCACGGCGTACTGAACTGGCTGATTCCGGGCTCCGACGCGCTGGCCTTTGCGAATCTCTCCGACCAGGAGCTGATCGATGCCGCGCTGAAATCGCTGCCGGCATCGCTCGGCGATGCGCGCGCCCATTTCATGGAAGGCAAGATCCACCGCTGGCTGTCGTCGGTGAACGCGATTCCGGGCGGCTTGCCCGTGCGCGATGTCATGACCAATCACCGGCCGGAGCCGAAGGAACATCCCGGAATCGTGGTGGTCGGCGACTATCTGTTCGACTCGACGCTGAACGGCCTGCTCGATTCCTCGGACGCGGCGACCGACATCATCTTGACCGAAATGATGCGCCTGCGCCGCGAGCGTTCGCAGGACGACAAGCCGCTCTCGAACAAGATCGATCGCGACTATTTCGACAATTACCGCGGCCAGGGTCCCTACAGCGAAGCGTGGCAACACTTCACCGATCCCGACTATCTCACAAAACTGATCGGCATTGTCTGGGGCAAGGCCAAAGGCACGAAGCTCTTGATCGCGGGCTCGGCCAGCGGCGAGCTTGTCGGCGCGTTGCGCGATCGCGGCATCGATGCCTGGGGCATCGAGAACAACCGCACCATTCACGCCAGAACGCCGAAGGCGCTGAAGAAGTACAACAAGCTCGGTTCGATCACCGACATGCCATTCAAGGACGGTGCGTTCGACTTCGTGTTCGAGACCAGCCTCTGCCACATTTCCCCAAGACAGGTGGTCCGTGCGATCAGGGAGTTGAACCGTGTGGTCAAGACCGGGCTCGTGTTCGGCTCGGTCACCTCGGACATGGCGCCGGCACTGATCGACCGCTACGACCTCCTGCGTGGGGTCAAGAAGCTCGGCACCTGGTGGGAATGGTCCGAACTGTTCTTCGGCAACGGCTTCGAGCTGTCGATGCACCGTAAGGACTGCACGGACGCGCTCTGGGAGACGACGCTCGCCGCCAACAAGGGGCCGGGCCAGTGGTACGCCGACGCCGATTCCCTGCGCTATTCCTTTTTCGACAAGGTCGAGGACGAGGAAGACGACTAG
- the rpoC gene encoding DNA-directed RNA polymerase subunit beta' codes for MNQEIMNLFNPTTPAQVFDQIRISIASPEKILSWSYGEIKKPETINYRTFKPERDGLFCARIFGPIKDYECLCGKYKRMKYKGIICEKCSVEVTLSRVRRERMGHIELAAPVAHIWFLKSLPSRIGLLLDMTLKDLERILYFEYYVVLEPGLTALKDRQLLSEDEYLKAQDEYGQDSFTAMIGAEAIRELLKGMDLEKLELTLRAEMQETDSDIKHKKLAKRLKIVEAFRHSGNKPEWMIMTVVPVIPPDLRPLVPLDGGRFATSDLNDLYRRVINRNNRLKRLMELRAPDIIIRNEKRMLQEAVDALFDNGRRGRVITGANKRPLKSLADMLKGKQGRFRQNLLGKRVDYSGRSVIVVGPELRLHQCGLPKKMALELFKPFIYSRLDAKGLSTTVKQAKKLVEKERPEVWDILDEVIREHPVLLNRAPTLHRLGIQAFEPVLIEGKAIQLHPLVCAAFNADFDGDQMAVHVPLSLEAQLEARVLMMSTNNILHPANGQPIIVPSQDIVLGLYYVSIMREGLPGEGKIFGEMAELEHALHAKVIHLHTKIKYRWEGIDDTGKISKRWIETTAGRVMLGNLLPKNPRVPYEIINKLMTKREISGVIDQVYRHCGQKETVIFCDRIMALGFYNAFKAGISFGKDDMVVPHSKWKIVDTTRTLAKDFEQQYNDGLITHGEKYNKVVDAWSKATEEIAKAMMKEISSTKKTASGADADINSIYMMAHSGARGSPAQMRQLAGMRGLMAKPSGEIIETPIISNFKEGLSVLEYFNSTHGARKGLADTALKTANSGYLTRRLVDVAQDCIITQDDCGTKLGIKMRAIVDAGTVVASLGSRILGRTACEDVRDSTGKVIFKRGTLMEESHLDAIHQGGVQEVKIRSALTCELVNGICGKCYGRDLARGTPVNHGEAVGVIAAQSIGEPGTQLTMRTFHIGGAAQLNEQSFVESNFDGKIVIRNKAIARNSDGHLVAMVRNMVIAIVDADGTERATHRIQYGSRLHVDEGDTVKRGQRIVEWDPYSRPLLTEVEGTIGFEDLVEGQSISETLDEATGIAKRVVIDWRSMRGGGDLRPAIVIKGKDGKVLKLARGGDARYMLSVDAILSVDVGAKVQAGDILARVSTESAKTRDITGGLPRVAELFEARRPKDAAIIAEIAGTIRFGRDYKNKRRISIEPMDKTDEAREYLIPKGKHIHLQDGDIVEKGDFIVEGNPAPHDILAVKGIEELAAYLVNEIQEVYRLQGVLINDKHIEVIVRQMLQKVEVTDQGDTDMISGEQIDKIEFDQINAKAKEEGKKIATGTPVLLGITKASLQTRSFFSAASFQETTRVLTEAAVNGKVDPLEGLKENVIVGRLIPAGTGASMAKIREVAVKRDKMILDEREKQAAVVPPAPEVEPMALPPAE; via the coding sequence GCCGGCTCAGGTCTTCGACCAGATCCGGATCTCGATCGCGAGCCCCGAGAAGATTCTGTCCTGGTCGTACGGCGAGATCAAGAAGCCGGAAACCATCAACTACCGTACCTTCAAGCCCGAGCGCGACGGCCTGTTCTGCGCCCGCATCTTCGGGCCGATCAAGGACTACGAGTGCTTGTGCGGCAAGTACAAGCGCATGAAGTACAAGGGCATCATCTGCGAGAAGTGCTCGGTCGAGGTCACGCTGTCGCGCGTTCGGCGCGAGCGCATGGGCCATATCGAGCTCGCGGCCCCCGTCGCCCACATCTGGTTCCTGAAGTCGCTGCCCTCGCGCATCGGCCTCCTGCTCGACATGACGCTGAAGGATCTCGAGCGGATCCTCTACTTCGAATATTACGTCGTGCTCGAGCCGGGCCTCACCGCGCTGAAGGACCGTCAGCTCTTGTCGGAAGACGAGTATCTGAAGGCGCAGGACGAATACGGCCAGGATTCCTTCACCGCCATGATCGGCGCGGAAGCGATCCGCGAGCTGCTCAAGGGCATGGATCTCGAGAAGCTCGAGCTGACCTTGCGCGCGGAGATGCAGGAGACCGACTCCGACATCAAGCACAAGAAGCTCGCCAAGCGCCTGAAGATCGTGGAAGCGTTCCGCCACTCCGGCAACAAGCCGGAATGGATGATCATGACCGTGGTCCCGGTGATTCCGCCGGACCTGCGTCCGCTGGTGCCGCTGGACGGCGGCCGCTTCGCGACCTCGGACCTCAACGATCTCTACCGCCGCGTCATCAACCGCAACAACCGCTTGAAGCGGCTGATGGAGCTGCGCGCGCCGGACATCATCATCCGCAACGAGAAGCGCATGCTTCAGGAGGCCGTCGACGCGCTGTTCGACAACGGCCGCCGTGGCCGCGTCATCACCGGTGCCAACAAGCGTCCGCTGAAGTCGCTCGCCGACATGCTCAAGGGCAAGCAGGGCCGGTTCCGTCAGAACCTGCTCGGCAAGCGCGTCGACTATTCGGGCCGTTCCGTGATCGTGGTCGGTCCCGAGCTGCGCCTGCATCAGTGCGGCCTGCCGAAGAAGATGGCGCTCGAGCTGTTCAAGCCGTTCATCTACTCGCGGCTTGACGCCAAGGGCCTGTCCACCACCGTGAAGCAGGCGAAGAAGCTGGTCGAGAAGGAGCGGCCCGAGGTCTGGGACATCCTGGACGAGGTCATCCGCGAGCATCCCGTGCTGCTCAACCGCGCACCGACGCTGCATCGCCTCGGCATCCAGGCGTTCGAGCCCGTGCTGATCGAGGGCAAGGCGATCCAGCTCCACCCGCTGGTCTGCGCCGCGTTCAACGCCGACTTCGACGGCGACCAGATGGCCGTGCACGTCCCGCTGTCGCTGGAAGCGCAGCTGGAAGCGCGCGTCCTGATGATGTCGACCAACAACATCCTGCATCCGGCGAACGGCCAGCCGATCATCGTGCCGTCGCAGGACATCGTGCTCGGTCTCTACTACGTCTCCATCATGCGCGAAGGCCTGCCCGGCGAGGGCAAGATCTTCGGCGAGATGGCGGAGCTCGAGCACGCGCTGCACGCGAAGGTCATCCACCTCCACACCAAGATCAAGTACCGGTGGGAAGGCATCGACGATACCGGCAAGATCTCCAAGCGCTGGATCGAGACCACCGCTGGCCGTGTCATGCTGGGCAATTTGCTGCCGAAGAACCCGCGTGTTCCGTACGAGATCATCAACAAGCTGATGACCAAGCGCGAGATCTCCGGCGTCATCGACCAGGTCTACCGCCACTGCGGTCAGAAGGAGACGGTGATCTTCTGCGACCGCATCATGGCGCTCGGCTTCTACAACGCGTTCAAGGCCGGCATCTCGTTCGGCAAGGACGACATGGTCGTGCCGCACTCCAAGTGGAAGATCGTCGACACCACCCGTACGCTGGCGAAGGATTTCGAGCAGCAGTACAACGACGGTCTGATCACCCATGGCGAGAAGTACAACAAGGTCGTCGACGCCTGGTCGAAGGCCACGGAAGAAATCGCCAAGGCGATGATGAAGGAGATCTCCTCGACCAAGAAGACGGCGAGCGGGGCGGATGCCGACATCAACTCGATCTACATGATGGCTCACTCCGGTGCCCGCGGTTCGCCGGCCCAGATGCGCCAGCTCGCCGGCATGCGCGGCCTGATGGCCAAGCCGTCTGGCGAGATCATCGAGACGCCGATCATCTCGAACTTCAAGGAAGGCCTCTCGGTGCTCGAGTACTTCAACTCGACCCACGGCGCCCGCAAGGGCCTCGCGGACACCGCGTTGAAGACCGCGAACTCCGGCTACCTGACCCGTCGTCTGGTCGACGTCGCGCAGGATTGCATCATCACGCAGGACGATTGCGGCACCAAGCTCGGCATCAAGATGCGCGCCATCGTCGATGCCGGCACCGTGGTCGCTTCGCTCGGCTCGCGCATCCTCGGACGCACGGCCTGCGAAGACGTGCGTGACAGCACGGGCAAGGTGATCTTCAAGCGCGGTACGCTGATGGAAGAGAGCCATCTGGATGCCATCCATCAGGGCGGCGTCCAGGAGGTGAAGATCCGCTCGGCGCTGACCTGCGAGCTCGTCAACGGCATCTGCGGCAAGTGCTACGGCCGCGATCTCGCTCGCGGCACGCCGGTCAACCACGGCGAAGCGGTCGGCGTCATCGCGGCGCAGTCGATCGGCGAGCCTGGCACCCAGCTCACCATGCGCACCTTCCACATCGGCGGTGCGGCGCAGCTGAACGAGCAATCTTTCGTCGAATCCAACTTCGACGGCAAGATCGTGATCAGGAACAAGGCCATCGCCCGCAACAGCGACGGCCACCTGGTCGCGATGGTTCGCAACATGGTGATCGCGATCGTCGATGCCGACGGCACCGAGCGTGCGACGCACCGTATTCAGTACGGTTCGCGCCTGCACGTCGACGAAGGCGATACGGTCAAGCGCGGCCAGCGCATCGTAGAGTGGGATCCCTACTCCCGTCCGCTCCTCACCGAGGTCGAAGGTACCATCGGCTTCGAGGATCTGGTCGAGGGGCAGTCGATCTCGGAAACGCTCGACGAGGCCACCGGTATTGCCAAGCGCGTGGTCATCGACTGGCGCTCGATGCGCGGCGGCGGGGACCTGCGTCCCGCCATCGTGATCAAGGGCAAGGACGGCAAGGTGCTCAAGCTCGCCCGTGGCGGCGATGCCCGCTACATGCTGTCGGTCGATGCCATTCTGTCGGTCGATGTCGGCGCCAAGGTCCAGGCGGGCGACATTCTCGCCCGTGTCTCGACCGAAAGCGCCAAGACGCGCGACATCACCGGCGGTCTGCCGCGGGTGGCGGAACTGTTCGAGGCTCGGCGTCCGAAGGATGCGGCGATCATCGCCGAAATCGCGGGCACCATCCGGTTTGGGCGCGACTACAAGAACAAGCGTCGCATCTCGATCGAGCCGATGGACAAGACCGACGAGGCGCGCGAGTACCTGATCCCGAAGGGCAAGCACATCCACCTTCAGGACGGCGACATCGTCGAAAAGGGCGACTTCATCGTAGAAGGCAACCCGGCGCCGCACGACATTCTGGCGGTCAAGGGCATCGAGGAACTCGCAGCCTATCTGGTCAACGAGATCCAGGAGGTCTACCGGCTCCAGGGCGTGCTCATCAACGACAAGCATATCGAGGTGATCGTTCGTCAGATGCTCCAGAAGGTGGAAGTCACCGACCAGGGCGACACGGACATGATCTCGGGCGAGCAGATCGACAAGATCGAGTTCGACCAGATCAACGCGAAGGCCAAGGAAGAGGGCAAGAAGATCGCCACGGGGACGCCGGTTCTGCTCGGCATCACCAAGGCGAGCCTTCAGACCCGCTCCTTCTTCTCGGCGGCCTCGTTCCAGGAGACCACCCGCGTCCTTACGGAAGCGGCGGTCAACGGCAAGGTCGATCCGCTCGAAGGCCTCAAGGAGAACGTCATCGTGGGCCGGCTGATTCCGGCAGGCACCGGCGCCTCCATGGCGAAGATCCGCGAAGTCGCCGTGAAGCGCGACAAGATGATCCTCGACGAGCGCGAGAAGCAGGCGGCGGTCGTGCCGCCGGCGCCGGAAGTGGAGCCGATGGCGCTGCCACCTGCGGAATGA